One genomic window of Trichomycterus rosablanca isolate fTriRos1 chromosome 1, fTriRos1.hap1, whole genome shotgun sequence includes the following:
- the metap2b gene encoding methionine aminopeptidase 2b — MADQELKEQETPKVEIVQNGDAYEPKEESEHVDEASKKKKKKKKKAKTAAVGNANGDGDLDINKVAKQLEQQALNDQEKEEDGEDDGEDGDTTGKKKKKKKKKKGSKVQTDPPSIPICELYPGGVYSKGQECEYPLSQDGCSASWRMSSEEKRVLDQANEEMWNDFRQAAEAHRQVRGYVMSWIKPGMTMIEICEKLEDCSRKLIKENGLHAGLAFPTGCSLNHCAAHYTPNAGDPTVLQYDDVCKIDFGTHINGRIIDCAFTVTFNPKYDKLLEAVKDATNTGIKCAGIDVRLCDIGEAIQETMESYEVELDGKTYQVKPIRNLNGHSIGQYRIHAGKTVPIVKGGEATRMEEGEVYAIETFGSTGKGMVHDDMECSHYMKNFEVGHVPIRLPRAKHLLNVVNENFGTLAFCRRWLDRLGESKYLMALKNLCDLGIIDPYPPLCDTKGCYTAQFEHTILLRPTCKEVVSRGDDY, encoded by the exons ATGGCGGATCAGGAGTTGAAGGAACAGGAAACTCCTAAAGTGGAGATCGTACAAAACGGAGATGCATACGAACCCAAAGAGGAGTCCGAGCACGTCGATGAGGCctcaaagaaaaagaagaaaaagaagaagaaggctaAAACTGCGGCCGTAG GAAATGCTAATGGAGATGGAGACCTTGACATAAATAAAGTGGCAAAACAGTTGGAGCAGCAAGCGTTAAATGATCAAGAAAAGGAAGAGGACGGCGAGGATG ATGGTGAGGATGGTGACACAACtggaaagaagaagaaaaaaaagaagaaaaagaagggaT CCAAGGTGCAGACGGATCCTCCATCTATTCCCATCTGTGAACTTTATCCTGGTGGAGTTTATTCCAAAGGGCAAGAATGTGAATACCCACTTTCACAAGATGG GTGCAGTGCATCATGGAGAATGAGCAGTGAAGAGAAGCGTGTGCTGGATCAGGCTAATGAGGAGATGTGGAACGACTTCAGACAAGCAGCAGAGGCTCATCGGCAAGTCAGGGGTTATGTCATGAGCTGGATTAAACCAGGCATGACCATGATCGAGATCTG TGAAAAACTGGAGGACTGCTCAAGAAAGTTAATTAAAGAGAATGGACTGCATGCCGGCCTTGCCTTTCCCACTGGATGCTCCCTcaaccactgtgctgcccactaCACTCCCAACGCTGGCGACCCCACGGTGCTCCAGTACGACGACGTCTGCAAGATCGACTTTGGCACACACATTAATG GTAGAATTATTGACTGCGCCTTCACCGTCACCTTCAACCCAAAGTACGATAAACTCCTGGAGGCTGTTAAAGATGCTACAAATACTGGAATTAAG TGTGCAGGAATTGATGTGCGTCTTTGTGACATTGGAGAAGCCATTCAGGAAACAATGGAGTCCTATGAAGTGGAGCTAGATGGGAAAACATATCAAg TAAAGCCAATCCGGAATCTAAATGGACACTCAATTGGACAGTACAGAATACATGCTGGAAAGACTGTCCCCATTGTCAAAGGTGGGGAGGCGACCAGAATGGAG gaGGGAGAGGTGTATGCCATTGAGACATTTGGAAGTACAGGAAAAGGCATGGTGCACGATGACATGGAGTGCTCACATTATATGAAAAACTTTGAAGTTGGACATGTACCTATCAG ACTCCCAAGGGCCAAGCATTTGCTGAATGTTGTGAATGAAAACTTTGGTACGTTAGCATTTTGCCGCCGCTGGCTAGATCGTCTGGGTGAAAGCAAGTACCTAATGGCACTAAAAAACCTTTGCGATCTGGGCATCATCGACCCATACCCACCTCTTTGTGACACCAAAGGCTGTTACACTGCTCAGTTTGAGCACACCATCCTACTGAGGCCAACCTGCAAGGAGGTGGTCAGCCGTGGTGATGATTACTAA
- the pthlhb gene encoding parathyroid hormone-like hormone b: MRVFRVLCSSKMLKQWSFAVLLLSIPLPVQGQPIHALSNRMRRSVSHAQLMHDRGRHTQDRKRQLWLHEIFEQVHTANTWETSSNVYDSRKPIAWGAPAPKAGSSTKDFILGFQIDSMSSIESLPQETNKELLLPAPTKKKKRVCLGKWKTHNRKRGWPCIL; the protein is encoded by the exons ATGAGGGTCTTCAGAGTTCTGTGTTCAAGCAAGATGCTAAAGCAGTGGAGTTTTGCTGTGCTCTTACTGAGCATTCCTTTACCAGTCCAGGGGCAGCCCATACATGCTCTCAGCAACAGAAT GAGACGTTCAGTGAGTCACGCCCAGCTTATGCATGACAGAGGACGCCATACCCAAGACAGAAAAAGACAGTTATGGCTGCATGAGATTTTTGAGCAAGTACACACTGCAAATACATGGGAGACTTCCTCTAATGTGTATGACAGTCGCAAACCCATTGCCTGGGGTGCCCCTGCTCCCAAAGCTGGCAGCAGCACCAAGGACTTCATCTTGGGCTTTCAGATAGACAGCATGAGCAGTATTGAAAGCCTGCCCCAGGAGACCAACAAGGAGCTTCTTTTGCCAGCTCCCACTAAGAAAAAGAAGAGAGTATGCCTGGGGAAGTGGAAAACCCACAACAGAAAAAGAGGATGGCCATGCATACTTTAG
- the LOC134318095 gene encoding galanin receptor 2b: protein MQVYNNRYGVIFACTCGVILGVGFGANLLVFSLFAKHNTLRKNRLDMLLLSMTFADFLTLLLIPFTLHSAASFTWPLGDTSCKIYQFMLAFSLSASTYSLCAVSMARAMIITNPYQPPTTDLVFLMLVLAWALSFFISLPLRIFATKVRISPGLANFTFCLPTTQEHHYQVILSQFVLCYFIPMLVIAVSYVRLACFLHKSPVMSLTSARNTRRASVMVFLAAGTFSVCWLPGYVFELCVYLGLYKHGQAWEMFYFTCTVLQYLHPCVNPLLYVLLAKRYRGMQGVWLFPCNRNKVHPQVTSVTESY, encoded by the coding sequence ATGCAGGTCTACAACAACCGCTATGGTGTGATTTTTGCCTGTACCTGTGGCGTGATCCTGGGTGTGGGCTTCGGGGCCAACCTTTTGGTCTTCTCCCTGTTCGCCAAACACAACACCTTACGTAAGAATCGTCTAGACATGCTGCTCCTTAGCATGACTTTTGCTGACTTCCTTACGCTACTTCTCATCCCCTTCACCCTGCACTCAGCTGCCAGCTTCACCTGGCCATTGGGAGACACGTCCTGTAAGATTTACCAGTTTATGCTGGCATTTTCGCTTTCTGCAAGTACCTACTCGCTGTGTGCTGTCTCAATGGCCCGAGCTATGATTATCACCAATCCTTACCAGCCACCAACCACAGACCTGGTTTTTCTAATGCTTGTCCTGGCCTGGGCTCTGAGCTTCTTCATCAGTTTGCCCTTGCGCATTTTTGCTACTAAGGTGCGAATCAGCCCAGGGCTTGCCAACTTTACATTCTGCCTGCCTACTACCCAAGAGCACCACTATCAGGTCATACTAAGCCAGTTTGTGCTCTGCTACTTCATTCCAATGCTGGTTATTGCAGTAAGCTATGTGCGCTTGGCTTGTTTTCTTCATAAGAGCCCAGTGATGTCATTGACCAGTGCTCGAAACACACGGCGTGCCTCTGTAATGGTGTTTCTAGCAGCAGGGACATTCTCTGTGTGCTGGCTGCCAGGatatgtctttgaactgtgtgtgtatttgggtCTCTATAAGCATGGCCAGGCCTGGGAGATGTTCTACTTCACCTGCACTGTGCTGCAATATCTGCACCCTTGTGTTAATCCTTTGCTGTATGTTCTACTGGCCAAACGTTACCGGGGCATGCAGGGAGTCTGGCTATTTCCCTGCAACCGCAACAAGGTGCACCCCCAAGTCACCAGTGTGACAGAAAGCTATTAA